A part of Bacillus thuringiensis genomic DNA contains:
- a CDS encoding DMT family transporter produces the protein MKAIAIGILASFFFAFTFVLNRAMDLEGGSWIWSASLRYYFMVPMLLLIVMYRGNLKQLFQYMRNNPKEWLVWSIVGFGLFYAPLSFAGAFGPGWLVASTWQITIVAGILLTPFFAVDPLHKKLPMKELVMSGIILCGVVLMQIEHASSLGIRETVLCVVPVLIAAFAYPLGNRKMMQVCKGELDVFQRVLGMTLASLPFWFLLSGYEASTGGLPSSSQVFQCFIVAVSSGLIATVLFFFATDLVKDDPQKLATVEATQSGEVLFALAGELILLSAPIPSSLSWIGMSLVIIGMILHSYVAVVVKKEEKITA, from the coding sequence ATGAAAGCTATTGCAATAGGGATATTGGCATCATTTTTCTTTGCCTTTACCTTCGTTTTAAACCGGGCGATGGACTTAGAAGGTGGAAGCTGGATTTGGAGTGCTTCATTACGGTACTACTTTATGGTTCCAATGCTTTTACTTATTGTCATGTATAGAGGAAACTTAAAGCAACTCTTTCAATATATGAGAAACAATCCGAAAGAATGGTTAGTGTGGAGTATCGTTGGATTTGGCCTCTTTTATGCTCCGCTTAGTTTTGCTGGAGCTTTTGGACCTGGTTGGCTTGTTGCATCAACATGGCAAATTACAATCGTCGCAGGAATTTTGTTAACACCATTTTTTGCAGTGGATCCATTACATAAAAAACTTCCAATGAAAGAATTAGTTATGTCGGGCATTATTTTATGCGGTGTTGTACTCATGCAAATAGAACATGCTTCTTCATTAGGAATTCGTGAAACCGTTTTATGTGTCGTTCCTGTACTTATTGCAGCGTTTGCGTATCCTCTTGGAAATCGAAAAATGATGCAAGTTTGTAAAGGGGAGTTAGATGTATTCCAGCGAGTTCTCGGTATGACATTAGCAAGCCTGCCATTCTGGTTTTTACTATCTGGTTATGAAGCATCAACAGGCGGGCTACCGTCAAGTAGTCAAGTTTTTCAATGTTTTATAGTAGCGGTTAGTTCAGGTTTAATTGCGACTGTATTATTCTTCTTTGCGACAGATCTTGTAAAAGATGATCCACAAAAACTAGCAACAGTCGAAGCAACTCAGTCTGGTGAAGTATTATTTGCGCTAGCAGGAGAGCTCATCTTGTTATCTGCGCCAATTCCGTCATCTTTATCTTGGATTGGTATGAGCCTAGTTATTATTGGGATGATACTACATAGTTATGTGGCTGTAGTTGTGAAAAAAGAAGAAAAAATAACGGCGTAA
- a CDS encoding DinB family protein, with protein MKDFHLEKNMNPQVAILYATVTDTFKRLQKLVEGIDEKELSFEGSENNENSIGQLLQHLAVVDLHWVYRLKGEAVPLTFENIYGPMLNEVGELPSLRKHTLQQLMQDYEAVQCMLYEECMKLTEHDLTREVFYEKGENATIRWGIWHIADHNRYHQAHISQLRRLFKARIDAR; from the coding sequence ATGAAAGATTTCCATTTAGAAAAAAATATGAATCCGCAAGTAGCGATTTTGTATGCGACGGTTACGGATACATTTAAACGATTGCAAAAGTTAGTGGAAGGTATTGATGAGAAAGAACTGTCTTTTGAAGGGTCAGAAAATAATGAAAATAGCATCGGACAACTACTTCAACATTTAGCAGTAGTCGATTTACATTGGGTGTACCGCTTAAAAGGAGAAGCAGTTCCACTGACATTTGAAAATATATATGGACCTATGTTAAATGAAGTAGGAGAACTGCCAAGTTTAAGAAAACATACGCTGCAACAATTAATGCAAGATTATGAAGCTGTGCAATGTATGTTATATGAGGAATGTATGAAACTAACAGAACACGATTTAACGCGGGAAGTTTTTTATGAAAAGGGAGAAAATGCGACTATAAGGTGGGGGATATGGCATATAGCTGATCATAATCGGTACCATCAAGCTCATATTAGTCAGTTAAGAAGACTATTTAAAGCTAGAATAGATGCGAGATAA
- a CDS encoding GNAT family N-acetyltransferase: protein MIRLLTKEDANKYWDLRLQALQVNPEAFVTTYEEAIRQENPIRRVESNLTATTSCTFGAFNEEHQLIGVVTLLTEEKDAYKHKGHIVAMYVDASNRRSGLARELIRKAIERARELNLEQLTLGVVSTNDPAKKLYESMGFKTYGIEKRAIKMNGVYSDDEHMVFFF, encoded by the coding sequence ATGATTCGATTACTTACGAAAGAAGACGCGAATAAATATTGGGACTTACGTTTACAAGCATTACAAGTAAATCCAGAGGCATTTGTAACAACTTATGAAGAGGCGATTCGTCAGGAAAATCCTATTAGGCGAGTGGAAAGTAATTTAACAGCTACTACTAGTTGTACATTTGGTGCTTTTAATGAAGAGCATCAATTAATTGGAGTTGTTACTTTACTAACAGAAGAGAAAGATGCGTATAAACATAAAGGTCATATCGTTGCGATGTATGTAGATGCAAGTAATCGAAGAAGTGGTCTTGCACGTGAGTTAATACGTAAGGCAATTGAAAGAGCAAGAGAACTGAACTTGGAACAATTGACATTAGGTGTTGTGTCCACAAACGATCCAGCAAAAAAATTGTATGAATCAATGGGTTTTAAAACGTATGGAATTGAAAAAAGAGCTATAAAAATGAACGGTGTGTATAGTGATGATGAACATATGGTGTTTTTCTTTTAA
- a CDS encoding GNAT family N-acetyltransferase — protein sequence MNVPFVQLRELTLDDVEDRFQWSLDTKVTKHLVVTDQYPPFTREETKKWIEACINRKNGYEQRAITAEHGIHIGWVDLKNFDKTNKNAELGIAIGDKEYWGKGYGIAALYSMLHLAFYEFELEKVWIRVDEDNFQARKSYEKAGFVCEGLMGNDRLRQGKFIHRYRYSMLREEYEFLNSVL from the coding sequence ATGAATGTACCATTCGTTCAATTAAGGGAATTGACACTAGACGATGTAGAAGATCGATTTCAATGGTCATTAGATACCAAAGTAACAAAACATCTAGTTGTAACAGATCAATATCCGCCGTTTACTCGTGAAGAAACGAAAAAATGGATTGAAGCATGTATAAATCGGAAAAATGGCTATGAACAAAGAGCTATCACTGCAGAGCACGGCATACATATTGGATGGGTAGATCTTAAAAACTTTGATAAAACAAATAAAAATGCGGAACTGGGAATCGCAATTGGTGATAAAGAATACTGGGGTAAAGGGTATGGAATAGCGGCTCTATATAGTATGTTACATCTAGCATTCTACGAATTTGAATTAGAAAAAGTTTGGATACGTGTAGATGAAGATAATTTTCAAGCTAGAAAGAGTTATGAAAAGGCTGGTTTTGTTTGTGAAGGGCTAATGGGAAATGATCGATTACGTCAAGGGAAGTTCATTCATCGTTATCGTTATAGTATGTTAAGGGAAGAATACGAATTTTTGAATAGTGTCTTATAA
- a CDS encoding nucleotidyltransferase domain-containing protein, translated as MKPMEAAQSIITSQFPNCDVALLGGSVVRGEATKTSDLDIVIIDCSLSSCYRESFYSNGWPAEVFVHNFETYKTFFKMDCDRGRPSLPQLVSEGIVLKGENESVEKLKREANDLLNKGPAKWTEEMMQQKRYFITDTLDDFIGASKREEELFIANLLADLLHEYVLRVNGKWLGNSKWFIRVLRRYDDQYADQFVAAFDHFYTTGEKSKLITFVEKTLEQYGGRMFEGFSIGK; from the coding sequence ATGAAACCAATGGAAGCGGCACAAAGCATAATTACATCACAATTTCCGAATTGTGATGTAGCTTTACTGGGAGGAAGCGTTGTACGAGGGGAAGCGACAAAAACATCTGATCTGGACATTGTAATAATTGATTGTAGTTTGTCATCTTGTTATAGAGAATCTTTCTATAGTAATGGATGGCCAGCCGAAGTATTTGTACATAATTTTGAAACGTATAAAACCTTTTTTAAAATGGATTGTGATCGCGGAAGACCTTCGTTACCACAATTAGTTTCAGAGGGAATTGTATTAAAAGGGGAAAATGAAAGTGTTGAGAAATTAAAAAGAGAAGCAAATGATTTACTAAATAAAGGACCAGCTAAATGGACTGAAGAAATGATGCAGCAGAAGCGGTATTTTATTACGGATACTTTGGATGATTTTATTGGTGCATCAAAAAGAGAAGAAGAATTGTTTATCGCGAATTTATTAGCAGATTTATTACATGAATATGTATTAAGAGTAAATGGGAAATGGCTTGGAAATTCAAAATGGTTTATAAGGGTACTTAGAAGATATGATGATCAATATGCAGATCAATTTGTAGCGGCGTTTGATCATTTTTATACAACAGGAGAGAAAAGTAAATTAATTACTTTTGTAGAAAAAACGCTAGAACAGTATGGAGGAAGAATGTTCGAAGGATTTTCTATAGGAAAATAA
- a CDS encoding DNA alkylation repair protein gives MLLEEVMQQLEEYGTEQNRKTYKNHGAKEPLFGVSFANLKLLKKKIKKDHDLAILLWETKNMDAMTLATMILDPKKVTTEQLNKWVKEVDYYCLMDVLMTAICTSPIAIERMEEWTKSDDEWIGRAGWSLLANITIKNKTLHDDFFLPYLEEIKTYIHNEKNRKREAMNRALIAIGVRNERLERQAIETARVIGKVEVDHGVTSCKTPDAEAYIKKTKERAEKKKVK, from the coding sequence ATGTTACTTGAGGAAGTAATGCAGCAACTAGAGGAGTATGGAACAGAACAAAATCGTAAAACGTATAAGAACCACGGAGCGAAAGAGCCACTATTCGGAGTTAGTTTTGCCAATTTAAAATTGTTAAAAAAGAAGATAAAAAAAGATCATGATTTAGCAATTTTATTATGGGAAACAAAAAATATGGATGCAATGACTTTAGCGACGATGATTTTAGATCCGAAGAAAGTTACGACAGAACAGCTAAATAAATGGGTAAAGGAAGTTGATTATTATTGTTTAATGGACGTTTTGATGACCGCTATTTGTACATCGCCAATCGCGATAGAAAGAATGGAAGAATGGACAAAGTCTGATGATGAATGGATCGGAAGAGCAGGTTGGTCATTATTAGCGAATATCACGATTAAAAATAAAACGTTACATGATGACTTCTTTTTACCGTATCTAGAAGAGATTAAAACTTATATACATAATGAAAAAAATCGTAAAAGAGAAGCGATGAATAGAGCTTTAATTGCAATAGGAGTCCGGAATGAAAGGTTGGAACGACAGGCGATTGAAACTGCACGCGTGATAGGAAAAGTAGAAGTTGATCACGGTGTAACGTCATGTAAAACACCTGATGCAGAAGCCTATATAAAAAAAACAAAAGAAAGAGCTGAAAAAAAGAAAGTGAAATAA
- a CDS encoding peptidoglycan-N-acetylglucosamine deacetylase, with protein sequence MHNGIRMTTLVKRAMLVCAGVLFTYEAAFGSVHTALASTEDETKSVQLVSEIQSSLAPKEAPKQYNGQVRKVAYLTFDDGPGKYTAELLDMLKSENAKATFFLIGSNVKAFPELVKRENAEGHYVGMHSMTHNYKKLYTEGHYVDEMKEDQGLIAGVLGKSPVLTRPAYGSMPGLNEALRNKVVENGLKVWDWTIDSLDWKYNKMQVDAASAKIVENVLHGATNPTEVILMHDIHPQSVKAVPGIIKGLKEKGYELEAYSENEHFPLNFWHDNRM encoded by the coding sequence ATGCACAATGGAATTCGAATGACAACTTTAGTAAAAAGGGCTATGTTAGTTTGCGCGGGGGTATTATTTACTTACGAAGCCGCTTTTGGATCAGTACATACTGCTCTAGCAAGTACAGAGGATGAAACAAAATCTGTTCAACTTGTAAGTGAAATTCAATCATCTCTTGCACCGAAAGAAGCTCCAAAACAATATAATGGGCAAGTTAGAAAAGTAGCTTACTTAACATTTGATGATGGTCCTGGAAAATACACAGCTGAGCTTTTAGATATGTTAAAAAGTGAAAATGCAAAAGCAACATTTTTCCTAATTGGTTCAAACGTAAAAGCATTCCCGGAACTTGTAAAACGTGAAAATGCTGAAGGCCACTATGTTGGGATGCACAGTATGACTCATAACTACAAGAAGCTTTACACAGAAGGTCATTACGTTGATGAAATGAAAGAAGACCAAGGCTTAATCGCCGGTGTTCTAGGAAAATCACCAGTATTAACACGCCCTGCTTACGGCTCAATGCCAGGATTAAACGAAGCTCTTCGCAACAAAGTTGTTGAGAACGGACTAAAAGTTTGGGATTGGACTATCGATTCATTAGACTGGAAATACAACAAAATGCAAGTTGATGCTGCATCAGCTAAAATTGTAGAAAACGTTCTACATGGTGCTACAAACCCAACAGAAGTTATTCTTATGCACGACATTCATCCACAATCCGTAAAAGCAGTACCTGGAATTATTAAAGGACTGAAGGAAAAAGGATATGAATTAGAAGCCTATAGTGAGAACGAACACTTCCCATTAAACTTCTGGCACGATAATCGTATGTAA
- a CDS encoding WapI family immunity protein produces MNFKNEKVALHLEVVNYQFKDAKDECDRNWLMVKAKLSEENKVFETMDPFLQTYDLQYMIKWFESLPNPTYNELDFIEPNLAFEFMGEKSGEFNIVIRLSLELNPAWRKEEEYEFSIGITQDDRENIIRSIEEQQRKFPKR; encoded by the coding sequence ATGAATTTTAAAAATGAAAAAGTAGCATTACATTTAGAGGTTGTAAATTACCAATTTAAAGATGCAAAAGACGAGTGTGATAGAAATTGGCTAATGGTAAAAGCGAAACTATCAGAAGAAAATAAAGTTTTTGAAACGATGGATCCTTTTTTACAAACATACGACTTACAGTACATGATAAAATGGTTTGAATCTTTACCAAATCCTACATATAACGAACTAGATTTCATAGAACCAAATTTAGCGTTTGAATTTATGGGGGAAAAATCAGGGGAGTTTAACATTGTTATTCGCTTATCGCTGGAACTTAACCCCGCATGGCGTAAGGAAGAAGAGTACGAATTTTCTATCGGTATAACTCAAGATGATAGGGAGAATATTATTCGTTCTATTGAAGAGCAACAAAGGAAATTCCCAAAACGATAA
- a CDS encoding TetR/AcrR family transcriptional regulator: protein MSTLKKDDPRTVRSREMFKNAVFSLLCENPTISSLTVQKIATKAGLNRTTFYLHYQDIQDLLDQITNEILNELSNKIVDLIHAKDLSEKQKLTQFLDYLYIHRNFLFILFKMNQFEEQLFLFLKQLIETRRGNTNKKLPDDYVAVDIKTASLVGIIMWWIRNGLHFSSDYIANQIYFMYKG from the coding sequence ATGTCTACACTTAAAAAAGATGATCCGCGTACAGTTCGTTCAAGAGAAATGTTTAAAAATGCTGTTTTTTCTCTTTTATGTGAGAATCCTACTATTTCAAGCTTAACGGTTCAGAAAATCGCAACAAAAGCAGGATTAAATCGAACAACATTTTACTTACATTATCAAGATATTCAAGATTTACTAGACCAAATCACTAACGAGATTTTAAATGAGCTTTCTAATAAAATTGTTGATTTAATACATGCAAAGGATTTATCAGAAAAACAAAAGCTAACACAATTTCTAGATTATTTATATATCCACCGGAATTTTTTATTTATATTATTTAAAATGAATCAATTTGAGGAACAACTGTTTTTATTTTTAAAGCAATTAATAGAAACAAGAAGAGGGAATACAAACAAGAAGTTACCTGATGATTATGTTGCAGTTGATATTAAGACAGCCTCTTTGGTAGGTATCATTATGTGGTGGATAAGGAATGGACTGCACTTTAGTTCGGATTATATAGCAAATCAAATATATTTCATGTATAAAGGGTAA